From the Mycobacterium sp. 155 genome, the window GCGCACCCAGCCTCGCCCGCCAGGCCAGCAGTTGGTCGATCAGTCCCAGGTCGGCCAACATGGTCAGCTCGGAGACGATCAGCACAAGATCAGCGCGGTGCCGGTAATGGAAGTCGAAGTAGCCCTCGAGAAGCTCCCGCGCTGCGGCCCGCTCCGCTGGCCGCTTGCACTCCTGCTCTGCGATAAAGGCCTCACCCTCATCGATCAGGGGTTGCACGATGCTGCGGACCAGGTCTTCACGTGACCGGAAGTGGTAGTACAGCGCGGGTTTGGTGAGGCCGAGCCGATCGGCGATGTCCTGCAAGCTGGTGCGCAGAACGCCCTTCTCGGCGAACAGTTCACGTGCCGCCGCCTGGATGCGTTGCCGGGTATCCGAAGCGGGCTTTTCCACGTAGCTACCCTAACTTACTTAACGATCGGTAAGCTCACGAAATGAGCACTTACCGATCGTTAAGTAGGGGGGCATCATGAAAGTACTCATCTCCGGTGCCAGCATCGCCGGACCAGTGCTCGCCTACTGGCTGTCTCGGCATGGATTCGACGTCACCGTGGTGGAACGCTCGCCCGCGTTGCGTAAGACCGGCGGCCACGCCGTCGACCTGTTCCGGCCTGCGATGGAGATCTCCGAACGCATGGGGGTACTCCGTGAGATCGAGGCCGCAGCCACCGGCACCACCCGGTTGACCATCCATCGGCCCGGGACGTCACGTCCCGCAGAAATCGACTACATCAAGCTCATCGGTGCGATGTCCGACCGGCACGTCGAGATCATGCGCGACGACCTCAGCGAGATCTACTTCCGAGCCGGGCAGAGCGGCGTCGAATACCTCTTCGGGGACCACATCACCGAGATCTCACCCGACGGCGATGTGACGTTCGAACACAATCGGTCCCGACGCTTCGACGTGGTCGTGGGCGCAGACGGATTGCACTCCGGCGTCCGTCGGCTGACATTCGGCGAGCATGTCGCCGAGCGCTTCCTCGGCGGATATCTGTCGGTCGTCTCTGTGCCGAAAAGCTCTGCCCGCCATAATGAAATGACCGGTTACTACGAACCGGGTCGGGTGGCGATGGTGTATACCGCCAACCATCTCGACGACGCCCGGGCGGTGTTCATCTTCCGCCCCGACAATCCGCTGGACTATGACCACCGCGACATTGGGCGCCAACAGGCCCAATTGCGCACCGCCTACGCCGGGGCACCCGACGAAGTGCAGCGCTGGCTCGACGAGATACCGCGGTCGCCGACGTTTTACTTCGACGCCATCACACAGCTTGAAATGGCCACGTGGTCGCACGGCCGGGTGACTCTGGTCGGAGACGCAGGCTATTGCCCGGGCCCCGCCGTCGGCGGAAGTACCAGTCTCGCGGTGTATGGCGCCTACCTGTTGGCAGCCGAAATGATAAAGGCCGGTGACGACTATCGCGCCGCATTCGCCGCCTACGAACGCGCGCTGCAGGCACCGGTTCAGGGCAGCCGGAAGCTGGCCCGGGTCAACGCACGAACCATTGTCCCCAGAAGCCGTTGGGGTGTAAGCACATTGGTGGTCGCCGGCCAGCTGATCTCATTGCTGCCGTCGAGCCTGACGAAATCACTGGCCCGGCTCAACGACAAGGGCGTGCGGCTCTACGACACCATGCCGCTGCCGGCGTGGCCGGCCTCGCTGACCGGGTGAGCGCACCCGGTTGAGATTGCACACAGGGTCGTGAAATCGCGAAATCAACAGCCTTGAGCGCAATCTGGATGCCCACGCACGCAAAAGCCCCCGCCGGGCGCCGGGGGCTTTTGACATTTCGTGCTTAGGACTCGAGCGAGGCCGGCGGCAGGAAGCGATCACCGTAGCGGGCGGCCAACTCCTTGGCCCGGGCCACGAAGGCTTCCTTGCCGACACCGCCCGGACCCTCGTACCCGACGATGAATTGGTGTGAACCGCCGGTGTAGGGCGGGTAGCCGATGCCGAAGATCGAGCCGATGTTGGCGTCAGCCGTCGACGTCAAAACCCCTTCGTCCAGGCACTTCTGGGTCTCCAGCGCCTCGGCGAACAGCATGCGGTCGATCATGTCCTGCAGCGGGATGGTCGAGGACCCGGAGTTGAAGGTCTCCCGCAGGCCCGGCCAGAGACCGGTGCGCTTGCCGTCGACGTACTCGTAGAAGCCGGCACCCTTCAGCCGCGACGGGCGGCCGAGCTCGATCATCTTCTCCACCACCGCCTCGGCCGGATGCGGCTCATAGGTGCCACCGGCATCCTCGACACCCTTGCGTGTAGCGGCAGCGATCTTGTGCATGAGCTCCAGGTTGAGCTCATCCGAAAGCTGCAGTGGCGCAGCCGGATAGCCGGCCTGCGACCCAGCCTGCTCGATCGATGCCGGCTCGACGCCCTCGCCCAGCATGGCCAGCGCCTCGTTGACGAAGGTGCCGATCACGCGCGAGGTGAAGAAGCCGCGACTGTCGTTGACCACGATCGGCGTCTTCTTGATGGCCAGCGTGTAGTCGAATACCCGGGCCAGTGCCTCGTCAGAAGTCTTCTCGCCCTTGATGATCTCGACCAGCGGCATCTTGTCGACCGGCGAGAAGAAGTGGATCCCGATGAAGTCCTCCTGGCGCTTCACCCCGGCCGCCAGACCGGTGATCGGCAGCGTGGAGGTGTTGGAGCCGAGGACCGCGTTGGGTTCGACGATGTCCTCGATCTCACCGAACACCTTGTGCTTGAGTTCCTGGTTCTCGAACACGGCCTCGATCACGAAGTCGACGCCCTTGAGATCCTGCGGATCGGCGGTCGGGGTGATCTTGGAAAGCAATGCAGCAGAACGTTCTTCGGTGGTCTTACCCCGCTGGAGCGCCTTGGCCTCCAGGCCCTCGGAGTACGCCTTGCCCTTCTGCGCGGCCTCGAGAGTGACGTCCTTGAGGACGACGTCGTAGCCGGCCTTGGCCGACACGTAGGCGATACCGGCGCCCATCATGCCCGCGCCGAGAACGCCGATCTTCTTGATCTCCTGCTTGGCGATGCCGTCGGGACGCGAACCGCCCCCGTTGATGTGCTGCAGATCCAGGAAGAACGCCTGGATCATGTTCTTGGCGGTCTGGCCGGTGACCAGCTGGGTGAAGTAGCGGCTCTCGATCCGCAAGGCGGTGTCGAAGTCGACCTGCGCACCTTCGACCGCGGCGTCGAGGATTGCGCGCGGCGCCGGCATCGGCGCACCCTTGAGCTGCTTACGCAGCAGCGCCGGGAACGACGGCAGGATCGCGGCGAGCGCCGGGGTGGACGGCGTGCCGCCGGGGATCTTGTAGCCCTTGACGTCCCATGGCTGCGTGCCGGCGTCGGGGTTGGCTTTGATCCAGGCCTTGGCGCGCGGCACAAGTTCGTCGACGGAACCGACCAGTTCGTCGACCAGGCCGGTCTCCTTCGCCCTGGTCGGATTGAACCGGGTGCCCTGGCTCAGCACCTCCATGAATGCCTTTTGGATACCGAACATTCGCACCGTGCGAGTCACGCCGCCACCGCCGGGCAACAGGCCAAGAGTGACTTCGGGCAGGCCGATCTGGCTGCCCTTGACGTCGGCGGCGATGCGGTGGTTACACGCCAGCGCGATCTCCAGCCCGCCGCCCAGCGCCGCGCCGTTGATCGCGGCAACGACGGGCTTCGGCAGGGTCTCCAGCTTGCGCAGGTCGGCCTTGATGTCCTCGACCATCTCGAAGGCTTCGGCAGCATTGTCGGGGCCGATGTTCATCATGCCCTTGAGGTCACCGCCGGCGAAGAAGGTCTTCTTCGCACTGGTGATCACCACACCGGTGATCGAATCCTGTTCCGCCACAAGCCTTTCTACGGCATTGTGCATGGATTCCTTGTAGTGCTCGTTCATCACGTTGGCCGAACCGGTCGGGTCGTCCAGCGTCAGGGTGACGATGCCGTCGGCATCCTTGTCCCACTGAATGGTGTTCTCTGCCATGGTCATATCTCCTAGACGCGCTCGATGATGGTGGCCACACCCATGCCGCCGCCGATACACAGCGTGATCAGGGCACGCCGAGCGCCGCGACGCTCCAGTTCGTCGACCATGGTTCCGGTGATCATGGCGCCCGTGGCGCCCAGCGGGTGGCCCATCGCGATGGCGCCACCGTTGACGTTGAGCTTCTCGTCGGGAATGCCCAGATCCTTCTGGAACTTCAGCACCACCGACGCGAACGCCTCGTTGAGCTCGAACAAGTCGATGTCGTCGACCGTCAGGCCGGCACGGTCAAGCACCTTGCGGGTGGCCGGGGTCGGGCCGGTGAGCATGATGACGGGATCGGCACCGCTGGTTGCGGTGGCCACGACGCGCGCCCGCGGGGTCAGATTCTGAGCGCTCCCCGCACTTTCGCTACCGATCAACAGCAGGGCGGCACCGTCGACGATGCCCGAGCTGTTACCGCCGGTGTGCACGTGGTTGATCTTCTCGACCCAGTGGTACTTCTGCAGCGCCACGTCGTCGAAACCGCCCATCGCACCCAGGCCCTCGAATGCCGACTTCAGCTTGCCCAAGTCAGCCACGGTGGTGCCGGGACGCATGTGCTCGTCGTGGTCGAGGATGACCAATCCGTTCTGGTCCTTGACCGGGACGACGGACTTGGCGAAGTAGCCGCCGGACCATGCGGCCGCGGCGCGCTCCTGCGAGCGTGCCGCGTAGGCGTCGACGTCGTCGCGCGAGAAGCCCTCGATGGTGGCGATCAGATCGGCGCCGATGCCCTGCGGCACGAAACCGACGCGATAGTTGGTCTCCGGGTCCATCGCCCATGCGCCGCCGTCGGAGCCCATCGGAACCCGGCTCATCGATTCGACGCCACCGGCCAGCACCAGGTCGTCCCAGCCGGAGCGAACCTTCTGGGCAGCCAGGTTGACGGCTTCCAGGCCCGACGCGCAGAAGCGGTTGAGCTGGAACCCACCGGTGGTCTCCGGCAGCTTGGCCACCAAAGCCGCGGTGCGGGCGATGTCGCCGCCCTGGTCGCCGACCGGGGACACCACACCCAGGATGACGTCGCTGATCAACGTCTCGTCCAGGTCGGGGTAACGGCTGCGGATTTCGTCGATCAGACCGACCACCAGGTTGACGGGCTTGACCTCGTTGAGAGCGCCATTGCGCTGTTTCCCACGCGGCGTACGGATCGCCTCGTAGATGAAGGCTTCTTCGGACATGTGTCTGCTCCCTGCCTTGTGCAGTCCAGGTTCAGGTTTTGGTTGTGGATCCGCCGCACGGATACAGACGGACCTCTGTCCGCAGCGTAACAGGATTACAAACCAACCTGTTGGTCGGGAGATTTAGACCACACGAAACGGTGGCATCGCATCACCGAGCGTGCGTCCAGACCGCGGATTCGCCGGGTTTCACGGTCTCACCGCACACTGGACCTCACCGCACACTGGACATCGAACAGCCCCTACGCTCAACGACCATGACTGTCGAGCGGCTGCGGCCCTATGCCGTCACCATTTTCGCCGAGATGTCGGCGCTGGCCACCGAGCTTGGCGCAGTGAACCTCGGCCAGGGCTTTCCCGACGAGGACGGCCCGGCCGCGATTCTCAAGGTCGCGCAGGACGCCATCGCCGAGGGCATCAACCAATACCCGCCCGGCCTCGGCATCCCCGCGTTGCGGCAGGCGATCGCCGGACAGCGACAGCGCCACTACGGCACTGTCTACGATCCTGACACCGAGGTGCTGGTGACTGTCGGCGCGACCGAGGCCATCGCGGCCTCGGTGATCGGCCTGATCGAACCCGGCTCCGAGGTGCTGGTCATCGAGCCGTTCTACGACTCCTACTCCCCCGTGATCGCGATGGCCGGTTGTGTGCGCCGCAACGTCCCGCTGGTCGCAGACGGACGCGGGTTCGCCATCGACATAGAAGGACTCCGTCGGGCTGTCACTCCACGAACCCGGGCGCTGATCCTCAACTCACCGCACAATCCGACGGGCTCGGTGGCCTCTGACGCCGAGCTGCGGGCCATCGCCGCGCTGGCGGTCCAGCATGACCTGCTGGTGATCAGCGACGAGGTGTACGAACAGCTGGTCTACTCATCGCCCAGCGGGCACCGGCATCTGCCGATCGCCAACTATCCCGGGATGGCCGAACGCACCGTCACCATCTCCAGTGCGGCCAAGATGTTCAATGTCACCGGATGGAAGATCGGATGGGCTTGCGGCGGTGCTGATCTCATCGCAGGCGTGCGCGCCGCCAAGCAGTACCTGACCTATGTCGGTGGGGCACCGTTTCAGCCCGCGGTCGCCCACGCGCTGAATCACGAGGACGCCTGGGTGGCCGATCTGCGCGACGCGTATCAGGCCAAACGGGACCGGCTGAGTTCGGCCCTGGCCGAGATCGGGTTCGAGGTGCACGACAGCCCGGGCACGTACTTCCTGTGCGCCGACCCGCGGCCACTGGGCTACGACGAAAGCAGCGCGTTCTGCGCCGAGCTACCGCACCGGTCCGGTGTAGCGGCCATTCCGATGGCGGCGTTCTGCAACCCCACCGGAGCCGGGCTGCCGGCGACATCCGGTCAAGCCCCGCACGCCGACCTGTGGAATCACCTGGTGCGCTTCGCGTTCTGCAAACGCAACGACACCCTTGACGAGGCGATCCGCCGCCTGCAGGTGCTCAAGCCGTGAACCGCTAGCGGTCTGCGGCCACCATTTTCTAACTGCCGGTTTCCGCCGATCCGCGGGCGACGATCACGGGCACCTGCACCGATTCGACCACGGCCGCGCTCACCGAACCGAGCATCATGCCGACGAATCCGCCCCTGCCCCGGCACCCCACTACGACCAGTTGCGCCCCTTCGGACTGCTCCACCAACTGCTGTGCGGGCCGGTCGCGCATCAGCTCGCGCCGCACCACCACGTCGGGATAGCGCTCGCACCAGCCGGCCAGCTGTTCGGAGACCGCACGATCCTCGCGGGGTTTGAGATCGGTCCATTTGACGTCCGGAAACTCGTAGTCCACGTCGTTCCACGTGTGCACCACGACAAGTTCGACTCCACGCCGCGACGCCTCGTCGAAGGCAATCTCGGTGGCCAGTTCCGACGCGGGTGACCCGTCGACGCCGACC encodes:
- a CDS encoding 3-hydroxyacyl-CoA dehydrogenase NAD-binding domain-containing protein yields the protein MAENTIQWDKDADGIVTLTLDDPTGSANVMNEHYKESMHNAVERLVAEQDSITGVVITSAKKTFFAGGDLKGMMNIGPDNAAEAFEMVEDIKADLRKLETLPKPVVAAINGAALGGGLEIALACNHRIAADVKGSQIGLPEVTLGLLPGGGGVTRTVRMFGIQKAFMEVLSQGTRFNPTRAKETGLVDELVGSVDELVPRAKAWIKANPDAGTQPWDVKGYKIPGGTPSTPALAAILPSFPALLRKQLKGAPMPAPRAILDAAVEGAQVDFDTALRIESRYFTQLVTGQTAKNMIQAFFLDLQHINGGGSRPDGIAKQEIKKIGVLGAGMMGAGIAYVSAKAGYDVVLKDVTLEAAQKGKAYSEGLEAKALQRGKTTEERSAALLSKITPTADPQDLKGVDFVIEAVFENQELKHKVFGEIEDIVEPNAVLGSNTSTLPITGLAAGVKRQEDFIGIHFFSPVDKMPLVEIIKGEKTSDEALARVFDYTLAIKKTPIVVNDSRGFFTSRVIGTFVNEALAMLGEGVEPASIEQAGSQAGYPAAPLQLSDELNLELMHKIAAATRKGVEDAGGTYEPHPAEAVVEKMIELGRPSRLKGAGFYEYVDGKRTGLWPGLRETFNSGSSTIPLQDMIDRMLFAEALETQKCLDEGVLTSTADANIGSIFGIGYPPYTGGSHQFIVGYEGPGGVGKEAFVARAKELAARYGDRFLPPASLES
- a CDS encoding pyridoxal phosphate-dependent aminotransferase, which codes for MTVERLRPYAVTIFAEMSALATELGAVNLGQGFPDEDGPAAILKVAQDAIAEGINQYPPGLGIPALRQAIAGQRQRHYGTVYDPDTEVLVTVGATEAIAASVIGLIEPGSEVLVIEPFYDSYSPVIAMAGCVRRNVPLVADGRGFAIDIEGLRRAVTPRTRALILNSPHNPTGSVASDAELRAIAALAVQHDLLVISDEVYEQLVYSSPSGHRHLPIANYPGMAERTVTISSAAKMFNVTGWKIGWACGGADLIAGVRAAKQYLTYVGGAPFQPAVAHALNHEDAWVADLRDAYQAKRDRLSSALAEIGFEVHDSPGTYFLCADPRPLGYDESSAFCAELPHRSGVAAIPMAAFCNPTGAGLPATSGQAPHADLWNHLVRFAFCKRNDTLDEAIRRLQVLKP
- a CDS encoding TetR/AcrR family transcriptional regulator, with product MEKPASDTRQRIQAAARELFAEKGVLRTSLQDIADRLGLTKPALYYHFRSREDLVRSIVQPLIDEGEAFIAEQECKRPAERAAARELLEGYFDFHYRHRADLVLIVSELTMLADLGLIDQLLAWRARLGALVFGRRPTLEQSTRAVIAFGGLQDCCLQFPDVPYERLRRATVDGAMAALAM
- a CDS encoding acetyl-CoA C-acetyltransferase, which gives rise to MSEEAFIYEAIRTPRGKQRNGALNEVKPVNLVVGLIDEIRSRYPDLDETLISDVILGVVSPVGDQGGDIARTAALVAKLPETTGGFQLNRFCASGLEAVNLAAQKVRSGWDDLVLAGGVESMSRVPMGSDGGAWAMDPETNYRVGFVPQGIGADLIATIEGFSRDDVDAYAARSQERAAAAWSGGYFAKSVVPVKDQNGLVILDHDEHMRPGTTVADLGKLKSAFEGLGAMGGFDDVALQKYHWVEKINHVHTGGNSSGIVDGAALLLIGSESAGSAQNLTPRARVVATATSGADPVIMLTGPTPATRKVLDRAGLTVDDIDLFELNEAFASVVLKFQKDLGIPDEKLNVNGGAIAMGHPLGATGAMITGTMVDELERRGARRALITLCIGGGMGVATIIERV
- a CDS encoding FAD-dependent monooxygenase, whose protein sequence is MKVLISGASIAGPVLAYWLSRHGFDVTVVERSPALRKTGGHAVDLFRPAMEISERMGVLREIEAAATGTTRLTIHRPGTSRPAEIDYIKLIGAMSDRHVEIMRDDLSEIYFRAGQSGVEYLFGDHITEISPDGDVTFEHNRSRRFDVVVGADGLHSGVRRLTFGEHVAERFLGGYLSVVSVPKSSARHNEMTGYYEPGRVAMVYTANHLDDARAVFIFRPDNPLDYDHRDIGRQQAQLRTAYAGAPDEVQRWLDEIPRSPTFYFDAITQLEMATWSHGRVTLVGDAGYCPGPAVGGSTSLAVYGAYLLAAEMIKAGDDYRAAFAAYERALQAPVQGSRKLARVNARTIVPRSRWGVSTLVVAGQLISLLPSSLTKSLARLNDKGVRLYDTMPLPAWPASLTG